One genomic region from Rhodothermus sp. encodes:
- the proC gene encoding pyrroline-5-carboxylate reductase has product MSTTLQLAHQTIAIIGAGNIGRALIGGLLRGHELAPEQIRATRRNPAALEALQEEFPGIQTTTNNLLAVRDATLVVLAVKPQNAREVIEEIRAHVQPEVLILSVLAGVTMATLERLFGRPLPVVRAMPNTPALVDEGATALAAGVHARPDHLELCRQIFEAVGTVEIVPEYLMDAVTGLSGSGPAYVYMFIEALTDAGVKQGLPRPVAFRLAAQTVYGAAKLVLETGRHPAILRDEVTTPGGTAIAAVAELEAHGLRTMLINAVATATRRSQELSQLNHHD; this is encoded by the coding sequence ATGAGTACCACCCTGCAGCTGGCCCATCAGACCATTGCCATCATTGGTGCCGGCAATATCGGACGTGCCCTGATCGGGGGACTGCTGCGTGGTCATGAGCTGGCCCCTGAACAGATCCGGGCTACGCGGCGCAACCCGGCCGCTCTTGAAGCGCTCCAGGAAGAGTTTCCGGGCATCCAGACCACCACGAATAACCTGCTGGCTGTGCGCGATGCCACGCTGGTAGTGCTGGCCGTCAAGCCTCAGAATGCCCGGGAAGTGATTGAAGAAATCCGGGCGCATGTGCAGCCCGAAGTGCTGATCCTATCGGTGCTGGCAGGCGTGACCATGGCCACCCTCGAACGGCTTTTTGGGCGGCCCCTACCGGTGGTACGGGCCATGCCTAACACACCGGCCCTGGTCGACGAAGGGGCCACGGCGCTGGCTGCCGGGGTCCATGCCCGGCCAGACCATCTGGAACTGTGCCGGCAGATCTTTGAAGCGGTCGGGACCGTCGAGATTGTACCTGAGTACCTGATGGACGCAGTTACAGGACTTTCCGGAAGCGGTCCGGCCTACGTGTACATGTTTATTGAAGCGTTGACCGATGCTGGCGTGAAGCAAGGACTGCCCCGCCCCGTGGCCTTCCGGCTGGCCGCTCAGACCGTCTATGGCGCAGCCAAGCTGGTGTTGGAGACGGGCCGTCATCCAGCTATCCTGCGCGACGAAGTGACCACACCGGGCGGTACCGCCATTGCAGCTGTTGCCGAGCTTGAAGCACATGGCCTGCGGACCATGCTGATCAACGCGGTCGCTACGGCCACACGCCGCTCTCAGGAGTTAAGTCAGCTTAACCATCACGACTGA
- the hisB gene encoding imidazoleglycerol-phosphate dehydratase HisB, with protein sequence MDAAPTFPPRTASRRRTTSETDVEVTLTLDGRGRADCQSGVGFLDHMLTLWARHGGFDLMVRCQGDLHVDEHHSVEDVAITLGQTFAEALGDKAYIARYGYAYVPMDETLARAVVDLSGRFYCVLIADFDRPMVGDLATELVPHFWYTFAEQVRCNLHIQVLYGQNTHHKIEAIFKAVARALREAVQRDVRFGPILSTKGIL encoded by the coding sequence ATGGATGCCGCACCCACTTTTCCGCCCCGTACGGCTTCCCGACGCCGCACGACCAGCGAAACCGACGTTGAAGTCACCCTAACGCTTGACGGTAGGGGCCGTGCGGACTGTCAGAGCGGCGTTGGCTTTTTAGACCACATGCTGACGCTGTGGGCACGCCACGGCGGCTTTGATCTGATGGTTCGATGCCAGGGGGATCTGCATGTGGACGAACACCACTCGGTTGAAGATGTTGCGATCACGCTGGGCCAGACGTTCGCCGAGGCCCTGGGCGACAAGGCTTACATCGCCCGCTACGGCTACGCCTACGTGCCGATGGACGAGACGCTGGCCCGGGCCGTTGTAGACCTTTCCGGTCGCTTCTACTGTGTGTTGATAGCCGACTTTGATCGGCCCATGGTCGGTGACCTGGCCACCGAGCTGGTGCCGCATTTCTGGTATACCTTCGCAGAGCAGGTACGCTGCAACCTCCATATTCAGGTGCTTTACGGTCAAAACACGCATCACAAGATTGAGGCTATCTTCAAAGCTGTTGCGCGGGCGTTGCGTGAAGCTGTGCAACGCGACGTGCGCTTCGGTCCGATACTTTCAACCAAAGGCATCCTATGA
- the hisH gene encoding imidazole glycerol phosphate synthase subunit HisH: MVTLIDYGIGNLRSLEKAFQAIGAEVLRTDRPEDLLQARRLVLPGVGAFGACMHELRHRGLVAPIHEAVRQGIPLLGVCAGLQLLFEESEEHGRHEGLGLLPGRIVRFPDTTSDGQRLKVPHMGWNTITYDHPAPLLKDIPDGAYFYFVHSYYAVAANSDDVLATTTYGGISFPAIVGRGHVFGVQFHPEKSQQHGLQILKNFLDLSE; the protein is encoded by the coding sequence ATGGTCACCCTCATCGACTACGGTATCGGCAATCTGCGATCGCTGGAGAAGGCATTTCAGGCGATCGGCGCCGAGGTGCTACGCACCGATCGGCCTGAGGACCTGCTGCAGGCTCGCCGTCTGGTCCTGCCCGGGGTTGGGGCTTTCGGGGCCTGCATGCACGAACTACGCCACCGTGGGCTTGTCGCCCCGATCCACGAGGCGGTCCGCCAGGGCATCCCCCTGCTGGGCGTATGCGCCGGGCTCCAGCTGCTCTTCGAGGAAAGCGAAGAACACGGCCGCCACGAAGGGCTGGGGCTGTTGCCAGGACGCATTGTACGCTTTCCAGACACCACCTCGGATGGCCAGCGCCTGAAGGTGCCCCATATGGGCTGGAACACGATCACCTATGATCACCCCGCTCCCCTGCTTAAAGACATCCCGGATGGGGCCTATTTCTACTTTGTCCACTCATACTATGCCGTCGCCGCCAACTCCGACGACGTGCTGGCCACCACCACCTACGGCGGCATCTCCTTTCCCGCTATTGTCGGGCGCGGCCATGTCTTCGGCGTACAGTTTCACCCTGAAAAAAGCCAACAGCATGGCCTTCAGATCTTGAAAAACTTCCTGGATCTATCTGAATGA